The Chanos chanos chromosome 6, fChaCha1.1, whole genome shotgun sequence genome includes a region encoding these proteins:
- the LOC115815431 gene encoding potassium channel subfamily K member 15-like has translation MMSQNTRTLSLILCMLSYLLIGAAVFDALESETEIIRKKILEEKRDELKKKYNFTDDDYDEIERVILLSEPHRAGRQWKFTGSFYFAITVITTIGYGHAAPGTDAGKAFCMFYAVLGIPLTLVMFQSLGERMNTFVRFLLHRTKKCLRLCRTDVSMGNMVLMGFLSCLGTLCVGAAAFSYFEGWTFFHAFYYCFITLTTIGFGDFVALQKKEDLEKKTPYVVFSFIYILIGLTVIGAFLNLVVLRFLTISGEEVEGRESRAQSVSFRRERSRVEENTTTPTPEDGRGSQGNLFLPMLETSSCTNLIPSPDEVQRMVCKRRSLLLPPKPCISSFCSCICYGMSACDSPGSTSLQSEDHGSLSNPIFYNSISYKVDGASLCISAASSTTANGSASRRKSV, from the exons ATGATGTCGCAGAACACTcggactctctctctgattctctgtatGCTCTCGTACCTGCTTATAGGAGCCGCTGTGTTTGACGCGCTGGAGTCAGAGACCGAAATCATCAGGAAGAAAATATTAGAAGAGAAACGAGAcgaactgaaaaagaaatacaactTCACCGATGACGATTATGACGAGATTGAACGGGTGATTCTGTTGTCGGAACCTCATCGTGCTGGAAGGCAATGGAAATTCACAGGATCCTTTTATTTTGCTATTACGGTCATCACAACGATAG GTTATGGACATGCCGCTCCTGGTACAGACGCAGGCAAAGCCTTTTGCATGTTTTACGCAGTTTTAGGCATTCCTTTGACACTAGTGATGTTTCAGAGTTTGGGTGAGCGTATGAACACATTTGTGCGTTTCCTGTTGCACAGGACTAAAAAGTGTCTTAGGTTGTGCAGGACTGACGTTTCTATGGGAAACATGGTACTAATGGGCTTCCTGTCTTGCCTTggcactctgtgtgtgggggCAGCTGCTTTCTCCTACTTTGAGGGGTGGACTTTCTTCCATGCCTTCTACTACTGCTTCATCACCCTCACCACCATTGGCTTTGGGGACTTTGTAGCTCTTCAGAAAAAAGAAGATCTGGAGAAGAAAACTCCCTACGTGGTCTTTAGTTTCATATATATACTGATCGGACTCACTGTGATTGGAGCTTTTCTAAACCTCGTGGTGCTGAGATTTCTTACCatcagtggagaggaggtggaAGGCAGGGAGAGCAGGGCTCAGAGCGTTTCGTTCAGAAGGGAAAGATCCAGAGTGGAAGAGAACACAACCACCCCGACCCCAGAGGATGGACGGGGAAGCCAGGGTAACCTTTTCCTACCTATGTTGGAGACATCTAGTTGCACCAACCTCATCCCTTCTCCGGATGAGGTACAGAGAATGGTCTGCAAGCGAAGGAGCCTTCTCCTTCCTCCGAAACCTTGTATCAGTTCATTTTGCTCCTGTATCTGTTATGGTATGAGTGCCTGTGACAGTCCCGGCTCCACCTCACTGCAAAGTGAGGACCACGGCTCTCTCTCCAACCCTATCTTCTACAACTCCATCTCCTACAAGGTAGACGGAgcatctctctgtatttctgctgcCAGCTCCACCACTGCTAACGGCTCTGCCTCACGCAGGAAATCAGTATAG